The segment CGGTaattaatgaacaaatttcattacaaaatCTGATGATTCATTCACTTAAGTTAACTTAAACTAACTTAAGATTCTTaagttcatacaaaaaattacgtgTTTGCTCAGTAAGTTTTTGTAGTTGATTTAAACGactttgactttaaaaaaaagtcaatgaaaattaattcttttgacttattcttaaaaagtaaagtaaagtaaaagtAACTTAAGACGACTTAAGATataaaatttggcaaaaattttacttagttttaaacttaagtttaagtaaaaagtttattgttcaaaatttctgGATTTTATTATCCGAAGTTAAAGATTAAGTTTTGCTAAAAATGtttacttatttttcaaaatgagcttaagtcaaaaattttctgaatttttgaattttttcattaaattcgagAATCGTTCTTACAAAAAAGCTTAAGTCGACTTAAGAAATGAatgtacttaaaatttttgactgatttttaaacttaagtcaaaagcttaagtcaaaaatttttgaaatttttaattttttcattaaattcgagAATCGTTCTTACAAAAAAGCTTAAGTCGACTTAAGAAATGAatgtacttaaaatttttgactgatttttaaacttaagcttaagtcaaaagctcttcagttcaaaatttttgaatttttttgattctatTTCAAGGTTAAGTCTTACGAAGCAGCTtaagttgacttaagcttataacttaagttgacttaagaaataaaatttaccaaaaattgtgacttaattttaaacttaagcttaagtcaatttttttttcaaccctgCTATTGACACTGGGCcttatagagaaaaaaaaattataaaaacgaCTGATAAGAATTTTATCTACGTCGCAACTTTTTACTACAAAGTAAATTTCTGAACAACCGTAGCTACTGAATGACGGAATTAGCATAAAAATTGTCTCATCatctttgttattattatttgtttacttGTCTGATGAACGCAAGGCTTCCGCAGTGaaaggattttttgtttttgcttgaAAGCAACACGTGCATCAAACACTTGActttattttcaacaaaaataattttacttccgTTCTTTCAACGCGCTTCGCCATGCCTCACAAACTCCTTgatctaattaatttacacATTAGCATGTTTCATACACGTATTTaatctcgtcgtcgtcgtcattattCACAGCTTGCAGCGAGCACAAGGCACGTGTCTACGATAAAATGTGacgaaattttgcaatttactgtaatttttgaagtgttcgtcgttgtcgtgtACGTTCAACGAGAATTAGATGAGTTGCCTTCAGTAACATTTAGACTTTTGTTGGGAATGGGTTATATTGTGGtgataatttgattttgaaaacgCGCATGTTTCAAATTCACTCGGTAGATGTGGATGCggtgacctaaaaaaaaagttgtgcgAAGTAAAGATTAACTAACGTACTTTTCGGGAACATGATCTgcctttaataataaataataatgatggaaCATTGATCCTAAATACACAAAAGAAAGAACAACAACGAGGTATGTTGCCTGTCGTTAAttactctttttttgtgtgtggtttattttatcatcattagcGATAAGTAATCGCAAACTTTATTAATTGGCACGAAAAAAGAGTCTCTTGAGatcaattttctcacaaaaacaaaaatatctgaaaaaacaagaagaattttattaaaaagatacGAAAAGTTAACAATCgtcccttttttatttttttttgtcactaaacaaagaaaaaaaaacaaaaaaaaatgtataacgcCCTTTTCAGAGACTTTTGTTTGAAATCTAATCTTTCTGcataaatttcgataaaacgTCCCTCCAAGCAACAATAATTGGGTCAGttgtaaatgtttattttggaacaaaaagtagccaaaaaaaaaaaaaggaaaaaatggaaatgaatAATGAATTATGTTGCTCACACAGATGGTTGCACGCAGTTCGATCGATAATATAATCATCGTCAATTTTTcccttattcaattttttgggaaGACAATTTTTGCAATCTTATGTAAtgtatttacacaaaaaaaatgtttcaattttcgcaaaaagaagaaaaaaaaagattacgtGAGTTGCAAGTTgctatataattttattaggcGACAATTGTCATTCTTATTCGTCGAGCGTAACATAaatgttgacaaaaaaaaaagtttggtgCACAATTTTGTggtgtgtgtttttgttatATGTAACAGTAGTGATATAAGACAAAAACTGTTCAAAGTTTGTATaagagtaaaataaaaaaaaaaaacaataaaataaataacaaagaattgataaaaaaattgatttaaaaaaaaaattattaattattttttttaaatcttaaatttttaattaatttttttaagtttttaaattctatgaataatataaaaaatatttatctaattaataaactatttttttttatttataaatttaagagtaaaaaaaaaatatttaatttaatttattttaatcatttatttatttttttaaatattattttcgaaaataagttttctgaaaaaaaaaatactgaattttttcacaaaaattctcaAGATAAGgagaaatattaaagaaatattgaaaaaaaaattaattaattaattaaattatataaaataaataattcataaataatattttaaataaaatatttttttctatattttttattaaaattattaaatatttttttttaaattttattattatttaataatttaaaatattttttgattaaattttattgtgattttttttttgaagaaatttttttttttttatttaggccgcttcaatttttttttgaactttttgtcccgtgccccattttaaaagttaaaaatccaatggggcaaaataaaaaaaaagttgaaaatatcatcaaaattgcccgttttttggtcttttttcatagtttttcaagaatttttcaaaaaattttttaatatttaagaatttttctgaaaaacgaaataaaacataaattttcttctctaaaatttttcaaaatttttgacagtttttttataaaatatattttttttttgttgaaatttttaacctgtttgaattttgtcattttgtatgaaaaagtattttaatattttttttttattttttgcccccCTCCCccactttgaaaaaaagtttttgggacataaagttcgaaaaatatttggagcggccttatcttgagaaaaatgaaaaaaaaaataataaaaacattgcaAAACcctaaatacaataaaatgcaaaaacagctgagaaaaaaactctttcttcaaaaaaagaaaaaataaattgacaatccttaaatttgaaccaaaaaaaaaaaaattctgtagaaaaaaaaaattacacataaTAATCAATCTCAATTTAGTACTAtaagaaagtaaaaaattgctcCTTTTTCGAACAGCAACTGTTATTataatgaagtaaaaaaaaagtataaaattacaatcattaaacaattttagcaTTATTTATCGATCTGGCTCGCGCGTGCTGagcaattttcttaaaaacgatttttttcaaagatggaaaatttattgaagcgtaatttatttgattctttgaagataaataaaatgtgtggAAACGCCTTTTGTTCTCGTGATATCAacatttttgaggaaaataggtcatttttgtttgatatatTAACATCTCGCAGTGTCACCcagagaaaatttatgactgCCCGagaaaatgacagaaaaaaataaagttatataAGTGTTGGAAGAAAAGATGCAATGTAAAGTCTTACAGTAATAGGCCATCGAGTcaacgataaaaataatgataaatctGTAGAAGTCTAACAAACACATAAAACGGGTGTGAACGAATTGCATTTACTGGAAGCATAacgagagaagaagaaaaggtcACGGCAACctactttttcctttttcgtaTCGTGTGCTCGTTTTATGAGGAGATTGCCTCCTCATCTGTATGCGAAATGCCCCCACTTTACACTGCTCAACCCACGTGCAATCTGAAATATATTAGGGCAAATTAGGCCAAACGACGGAAAATATCGCCATCCTTGTTGTTCTCCCTTGACGTATGGCTTCGCAAAATGGCAATacgtaacatttatttataggtCCATTCCATGAATGCTAATTTTAGGAGAGAGTCGTCCTTTTTCATCCTTCGTGCTTCATGTGAATTTGTACTTGCGCAATTGACGGTGTACGAGAGTTCAGAGTTGAGAGTGCATGCACAGCtgattaccatttttttttttatttaaaaataatttttaaatttttttttaaaattaatttcgaattttaaattaaaaaaaaatttttttttttcattcaaaattcgaaattaattaaaaaaaaaaataatttaataaaaaatcctgaagaaataaattttaccagCTGTCACATATACACTATAGCCTCAACTAAATAtaggtcgtcgtcgtcattttcgTTCGTTCACAGACACGTTGTCGGGTTGTGCACCATATAAGCACTTTTCTTTCGGCATCGACATCGTCGTCCTTCATCAGTTGTATGCCACCATCATatgcgagagagaaaaagagagttTAATGCCAAATACTGCCACGTGCGCGCACATACAGTGAACTTTCCAAgcatattttccaaaataaaataacaaacagtAAAATTCTGATCACTTGTTTCCATACTTTCAAAGTGTTAAGAAGTCGGTCaacgcaaaaattttttcagttatgTAGTGAGAGAAAAATGTTGCTTTAAAAGGCGTTcacataacaataaaaagcaCAACAAACATTatgtaaagaagaaaaaaaaactaaaacaaaaaagagaaaaaaattaaaggacgaaaaaattttgtgaaacacccaaaaaaacaaaaagtactTCGTGACTtaggtacgaaaaaaaaataaaaaataaacaaaaatttaatcaatcaaACAATTGACACgacaaaattcaatcaaaaatatattaactGTCACATTAAATAACTCCTCACCCACTTTTTACTTGTACGCACACTAAAATCCtggaaaatcaataatatCTAGGGCATAGTGTCTGTGTGATGTATATGTGACGGGAATTGTAATCataatttctgtttttttttttattcaaattgtttATTGCTGTTCCAGAAAGTGCGACATAATTTATTCCGCAGAAACATCTGTGACTTGCTTTAATGAGTTcatcctaaaattttatttttttatttttatttttaacaaaagtttaaatttttgttaaaaaaatatttttaaaaaaaaaaaaagtaaataaaattaattaaataaaaaataatttataataatttaaaaaaaatatataaatttaaaaaaataatccttttTTATAGAAATCCATACATGTATAAATAGATACATATGTTTGCAAAATTCAAGgtcacaaagaaaattttatgtatacAATATGTATGTTATGTATATATATATTGTATATTATTATGTGCTAATTGTTTCATTCCAgtctgttaaaaattatttaaaattaatttaattaaatattttaaattatttttttattaaattattttaatttttaaatttaattatttattttaattatttaattttttttattaagttatttttaatttattaattaattttaataaatatttaaataaataaaaataaatttttaaatatttaattaatttattaaatatttttaaatattaattaaatatttaaaaaaaaattattaaatatttaaaattattaaaaaaaataatttaatataaaaaaagttaaaaaaggcttgtctgaataaattaattaaattttcttttattttttatttattttcagataaaaaaaaattacttgtgaTAATaccgttaaaataataaaaataaaaaaaaatcagaaaaaattccacaaaataaaaattaattaaataaataaaaaaaaattaatcaaaaaataaaaattgatacgaAAACCAAAGAAAAATGCATATTGAAATACAAGTCGCTTTAAACTTTGTGATTTCATATTTATATAACAAATTACCACGGAGACGTGTCAACTTATTCGGCGAAGAATTGGAAAAAGcattaaagttgaaatttgttgGTCACTGGTATCCAGAGAAGCCATTCAAGGtaaggaaaattcaaaaatgtcaaactttttttaagaggatttattacttttctgcgatgattttaattaaatttttctttttttttattaacgcgaaaaacgtgaaaagtaatgatgaaaaattatttagagacGGCGTGAAATTCGAGCTTACGTCAATAAATTGTCCATAAGAAATAAATGAGGATcgttatcttttttttgtctgtataaatttataaaaaaaaggttaggGGAAGAAGAAAAACCGCCAACATGTAAAATATACTTAAAAGTTCATCGGGCgacaacttttaataatttttttttttttcgcaaaatgttcttgtcaaacataaaaatacaatttccaTGTGCTCCATGGCCGTTttgtacaataaaattaaattaaatgttattgCGCTATTTCGTTGTGAatggtacgaaaaaaaaaattaaaactttgagTATATAAAGGGGATTATTGtgcgaacttttttttttataaacattttttttttattattgaagagaaaatttagttgtttacgagtttaatttttttcaattaattcgtAGGGCTCTGCATTTAGATGTCTCAAAACCGGTGATCCAATTGATGCAGTATTAGATCGTGCCGCACGCGAAAGTGGCGTCCCAATTTCCGACATTTTAGAAAATCTTCCAGCTGAGTTGTCGGTGTGGATTGATCCGAAGGAGGTTTCTTATCGCATTGGCGAAAAGGGGCCAgttaaggtaaatttttgatgatttttgacgtattttgaagaaaaaactttcaaaatatgcactgggataaaatttttgaatgtgcattggggtaaatttcatcccagtttctttaaaaaaatcatcccagctgatattttgaaaatttcttactcaaaattttcaaaatgtgcattgggacaatagtttttttcaatcatgCAATTTTccaaatgtaaactgggtacagaatcaacaaaaaatggtaactgggatgaaaatttacaaaaaaatgtgcataggggtgaatataaaataagaatttaggATCTGTTTGACCCAATAAACATTCTTAAAttcttgtcccaatgcaaatttttgtaaatttcaacCCCAGAacacatttttaagaaattgtaccccagtttacattttgaaattaaaattttaacaaaataaaaactgccaaatttttatatatcacACAGATTTTGTACTCGGAGCAAAACGACTTGCACGAAGAATACAATGCCGATCGCGAAGTTACGAAAACCTTCAATCCCGAGGCGCAATGCTTTCGCCCAATCGAAATCGTTAGTAACGGCATGAATAATCTCTCGTTGAACTCAAATGCGCAACACGATGCCACGTCAAATGGCTCCAGCCCGATGTACGGCAAAAATGGCGCTGTCGAAACGAGTCCCGCGCCCGCAACAAGCTTCCTTCATCGATCTCAAGAGCAAGTTGTCTTTACCACAGCGACATTCGCACAAACGAAATTCGGAAGCACAAAGTTGAAAAACAACTCGAAACGTACAAAtcggtaagaaaattaaaattaaattaaaattaaattaaaattaaattaaaattaaattaaaattaaattaaaattaaattaaaattaaattaaaattaaattaaaattaaattaaaattaaattaaaattaaattaaaattaaattaaaattaaattaaaattaaattaaaattaaattaaaattaaattaaaattaaattaaaattaaattaaaattaaattaaaattaaattaaaattaaattaaaattaaattaaaattaaattaaaattaaattaaaattaaattaaaattaaattaaaattaaattaaaattaaattaaaattaaattaaaattgaatttaaattaaaattaaattaaaattttaatgatttttttaaaatttttttagtatgtCACCGACGGAGTTCAGTAACTACTTGAAACAGCGAAGTATGCAACAACAGCCAATCGGCCAAAATCCAATgagccaacaacaacaacaaccaccgAATCACTTTGGCCCCATTGGATCAATTTCGCCATCGCGTTCCATCTCGCCGAGCACCTTTGCATCGCAACTGCAAAACGACCCGAAATTCTTCTTGTCCAATCTCAACAGCATGAACATGTATCCGTTCGGCGGAAGTCCCCGCAATAACGCGTTCGACAACAGTGCCGCACCAAACAACTTTCAAGATCCCTTCTTCATGCCATtgggcggcggcggcggcggcggaaaCAAGATGCAGCAACAGCAACATCCAcaagcaaataatttaaatgcatCCGCATTATCTCCCATCGGACAGGGATCTGTGCAGCAGCAAAATCAACAGCAACAGCATGCACGGGATGCGAATACGAGCAATAATGCCGGCGGCGGTAATAACAACGGCATGTCCAATGATAAGTTAATTGATGGACTTAATGCGTACTATTCGAGCAATCCGGGCTCGTATCATCATCTACTCGTCGCCAATTAGATGGCGTGACTGAAATTCGATGGAGACGTCTTGTTTTTCGTTCTTCAAAGGCGACACGTCtcgaaaatctgaaaaattgtGAGCTGCTAACGAACCATTAACGCAAAAAAGGGgttatgcaatttattttattacataattATAGTGCGAAAGACGTAgtaacatgcaaaaaaaaaactacaaatgtTACACctgatcaagaaaaaaaaacatacacaCAACACACATTTAGTAACAACATgaagaacaaaacaaaacaaccaaAAAATACTAGCGCAAGCgtacaaaaaagcaaattggctgatattctaaaaatatatatctttaaaaaaaattgttttgtgtaAGAAAATATGATTAATTTGTACCTGCACTATCCAACATCGTTCTTAcacaaaatgtgaaaaaaaaatcgaataaacgTTTGtgatccttttttatttttttattattattttttgtaacaacttttttaataataaataaataattagaccTTTTTTACGATAATTGATCTTATAAGTagtaataaatgataaaaaaaatgtctttttcatGTGTTAACGCTTACGATAGACAATTgcattataagaaaaaaaactttttatactttttctaTGAATCATTATTctataaagaaatatttattaccatcttaaattattatttttacaaatttagaaaaaaataatatttaataaaacttattttttaattaaaaattaaaattatttttaaaaaattaaactttaattatttcaaagaatttttaatatttaaattaatttatttttaattgtaaattaatttaattaaatattaaaaattctttaaaattttttttaagtatccaaaaaaattttaatatttgaataaatttatttttaattataaattaattaatttaaatatttaaaatgatttaaaataattaaatttaattttaaataaatttatttttaattgtaaattaatttaattaaatattaaaaattctttaaaattgaattaaaaattaaatttaattatccaaaatatttttaatatttaaataaattaatttttaattttattgaatatgattttaaataataaaaactattttttaaaataaaataattttaattaaaaattaattttattaaatatttcacattttttttcaaatttgtaaaaataat is part of the Culicoides brevitarsis isolate CSIRO-B50_1 chromosome 3, AGI_CSIRO_Cbre_v1, whole genome shotgun sequence genome and harbors:
- the LOC134834352 gene encoding protein Tob1; this translates as MHIEIQVALNFVISYLYNKLPRRRVNLFGEELEKALKLKFVGHWYPEKPFKGSAFRCLKTGDPIDAVLDRAARESGVPISDILENLPAELSVWIDPKEVSYRIGEKGPVKILYSEQNDLHEEYNADREVTKTFNPEAQCFRPIEIVSNGMNNLSLNSNAQHDATSNGSSPMYGKNGAVETSPAPATSFLHRSQEQVVFTTATFAQTKFGSTKLKNNSKRTNRMSPTEFSNYLKQRSMQQQPIGQNPMSQQQQQPPNHFGPIGSISPSRSISPSTFASQLQNDPKFFLSNLNSMNMYPFGGSPRNNAFDNSAAPNNFQDPFFMPLGGGGGGGNKMQQQQHPQANNLNASALSPIGQGSVQQQNQQQQHARDANTSNNAGGGNNNGMSNDKLIDGLNAYYSSNPGSYHHLLVAN